The nucleotide window GCCTGTATCTCTTCAACCGCTATTGGGTCTACACCGGCAAAAGGTTCATCCAGCAATACAAATTTTGGTTCGGCGGCCAGGGCGCGGGCAATCTCGGTACGGCGGCGTTCACCCCCCGATAACAGGTCGCCACGGTTACGGCGCACTTTATGCAGACTAAACTCGTCTATCAATTCTTCCAGCTTTTCCTGCTGGCGCACGCGGGGCATATCGCCCATTTCCAATATGGCTTTAATATTGTCCTCTACCGATAACTTCCGGAAAACAGAAGCTTCCTGAGCCAAATAACCAATGCCCTTTTGGGCGCGGCGGTACATAGGGTCTTTCGTGATGATCTCATCATCCAGGTAAATTTCTCCTTCATTAGGCTTTATCAGGCCCACTATCATATAAAAAGATGTGGTTTTACCCGCGCCGTTTGGCCCCAGTAAACCAACAATCTCGCCTTGCGATACATTGAACGATACGTGGTTAACCACTGTGCGCTGCTTATATTTCTTTACTAAATTTTCTGCCCGTAAATTCAGTTTTTTATCGTCGCTCATTTAACTGTTAAATCTAATACCTTTTATATTCAATTGTATGCTACGCTTGTCGCGCCAGGCGTTTTCTTCAATGCTGTAGCAGATATCAAACGGCTTACCGCCGTTTATGTTATCCAGGTGTTCGGCCTGGCCAAAAGCAATGGCCTCAAAAAAAGGCGACCCCGGCTGATCGACACACATTTTAATATGCTGGTTGCCAACCAAACCCGCCACACCCCTAACATACACATTTTTGCTTAGGAAAACCGGCGACATGTTCTCGGGGCCAAACGGCGCGAACTGCTGCAATATCCTGAAAAATTTCGGGTCTACCTGGCTTAGTTCCAGTTCGGCTTCAATTTGTATTTCAGGTATCAATAATTCGGGGGGGATAGTAGCGCTTACTACCTCCTCAAAGCGGTTGGCAAAGGCAGCTACATTTTCAGGCTTCATAGTTAGGCCGGCGGCGTATTTATGTCCGCCAAACTGTATCAGCAAATCGCTGCATCCGCACAAAGCTTCGTACAAATCAAACCCCCGCACTGAACGCGCCGAACCGGCCACATGCCCGTTTGACCGGGTAAGGACGATGGTTGGGCGATAATATTTCTCTGTTAACCGCGAGGCTACAATACCAATAACGCCCTTGTGCCAACCCTCGTTATAAACTACGGTCGATTTCCGGTCTATCAGCAGCTGGTCATTATCTATCATGCTCAACGCATCGCCGGTAATGGATAGATCGTGTTCTTTACGCTCCAGGTTTTTAATATTGATAAGCACCCCTTTGGCATTGGCATCGTCCTCGTGGCAGGCTATCAATAGTTCAACTGCATGTTTGGCATCGTCAATACGCCCGGCAGCATTAATACGCGGACCAAGCAGAAAAACTACATCGCTGATGGTATAGCCGTTACTTTTACCCGCCACGCCCATCAACGCTTTTACGCCAATACACGGGTTGTTATTAATTTGCTGCAGGCCAAAATAGGCCAGTACCCGGTTCTCGCCGGTAATGTGCACAATATCGCAGGCTATACTTATAGCTACCAGGTCCAGGTAGCAGGTAATTTCTTCAAAAGGGATATCATGCACCTGGGTATAGGCCTGTATCAGCTTAAAGCCAATACCGCAACCCGAAAGTTCTTTATAGGGGTAATCGCAGCCAGGCCGCTTAGGGTCGAGCAAGGCTACAGCTGCCGGTAATTCATCAGCAGGCAGGTGATGGTCGCAGATAATAAAATCAACACCCAAAGTATTGGCATAGGCAACTTTATCAACCGATTTAATCCCGCAGTCCAATGCAATGATCAGACTGAACCCGTTTTCAGCAGCATAGTCTATCCCTTTGGTTGATATACCATAGCCTTCAAGGTAACGGTCGGGGATATAGTATTCCAGGTTATTATACTGTTTGCTAAAAAAGCTATATACCAGCGCTACTGATGTAGTACCGTCCACATCATAATCGCCATAGATCAGTATCTTTTCGTTATGGGCAATTGCTTTGTCTATCCGCCCGATAGCTTGTTCCATCCCACCCATCAGAAATGGATCGTGCAGGTGTTCAAGCATAGGGCGAAAAAAATGCTTAGCCTCATCAAAGGTTTGTATACCGCGGTGCACCAGCAGCGTACTTAAAACCGGATGAATACCCAACCCTGCGGACAATTGCTGCACCGTTTCCTTATTCCCAGTTTCGTTTAATGTCCAGCGTTTTTGTTGCATAATACATTGCTCGCCACTTACACGTCATTGCGAGGAGCGTAGCGACGTGGCAATCCCCAACTTGCAGAGCGGCTCTGTATATCTGGGATTGCCACGCTATCGCTCGCAATGACGTGCGGGTGGTTTTGCTTAATTGACTATCTTTGTAAATATAATTATCGCGTTATTAACGCCCAAAATTACATTCAAATATCGGGAAAGCAGCAATATGGAAATTTTTGTATTAGGTGAGGGTTCGTATTCGGTTGATGCTACCAAGAAATTTATTCCGTTCGATCCGCAGGTTG belongs to Mucilaginibacter boryungensis and includes:
- the recJ gene encoding single-stranded-DNA-specific exonuclease RecJ; the encoded protein is MQQKRWTLNETGNKETVQQLSAGLGIHPVLSTLLVHRGIQTFDEAKHFFRPMLEHLHDPFLMGGMEQAIGRIDKAIAHNEKILIYGDYDVDGTTSVALVYSFFSKQYNNLEYYIPDRYLEGYGISTKGIDYAAENGFSLIIALDCGIKSVDKVAYANTLGVDFIICDHHLPADELPAAVALLDPKRPGCDYPYKELSGCGIGFKLIQAYTQVHDIPFEEITCYLDLVAISIACDIVHITGENRVLAYFGLQQINNNPCIGVKALMGVAGKSNGYTISDVVFLLGPRINAAGRIDDAKHAVELLIACHEDDANAKGVLINIKNLERKEHDLSITGDALSMIDNDQLLIDRKSTVVYNEGWHKGVIGIVASRLTEKYYRPTIVLTRSNGHVAGSARSVRGFDLYEALCGCSDLLIQFGGHKYAAGLTMKPENVAAFANRFEEVVSATIPPELLIPEIQIEAELELSQVDPKFFRILQQFAPFGPENMSPVFLSKNVYVRGVAGLVGNQHIKMCVDQPGSPFFEAIAFGQAEHLDNINGGKPFDICYSIEENAWRDKRSIQLNIKGIRFNS
- the lptB gene encoding LPS export ABC transporter ATP-binding protein, which encodes MSDDKKLNLRAENLVKKYKQRTVVNHVSFNVSQGEIVGLLGPNGAGKTTSFYMIVGLIKPNEGEIYLDDEIITKDPMYRRAQKGIGYLAQEASVFRKLSVEDNIKAILEMGDMPRVRQQEKLEELIDEFSLHKVRRNRGDLLSGGERRRTEIARALAAEPKFVLLDEPFAGVDPIAVEEIQALVAKLKHKNIGILITDHNVQETLSITDRAYLLFEGKILESGEPEVLANNEMVRKVYLGSNFVLKRKVFNP